The DNA region TGGAGCACTTCAGGCTCCGATGGCAAAACTGGCTGGAGCGCTTTCTGCTACCGTCACCGGCTTTGCCTATGCTATGGAATCGCTGAAATCAAAAAAGAACAATTAACCATAATTCTAAGGAGGTTTGCATAATGTCTATTACGAAGGAACAGGTTTTTGAATTTATCGATAGCATGACGATCCTTGACATGTCCAAGTTCATCAAGGAGTTTGAAGAGAGATACCAGCCTTGGCCTGAAAGAGGCAAAAGATCTTGTTGACGGAGCTCCCAAGCCGCTCAAGACCGGCGTGACGAAAGAAGAAGCCGATTCCATGAAGGCAAAACTTGAAGAGCAGGGTGCGGGCGTAGAAATAAAATAACATCAGGATAAAGGTGCTGTAAACGGGTAGAGGCGGAAGGAATGCCGTCTCTACCTTTGCCTTTACTACGATAAGGAGACATATGGCAAGGGTACTGAGAAAGAGATTGGATTTTGGCAGGGTTCCCCAATTCCTTGAAGTTCCAAATCTTATTGAGATACAGAAGAGATCCTATGAGCAGTTTTTGCAGAAGGATTTCCCCATAGGAAAACGCAGGGACATGGGCTTGCAGTCTGCTTTTGTCAGCGTGTTCCCCATAAGTGATTATAACGAGACTGCCGAGATTGAGTTTGTCGGCTACCATGTTGGTGAGCCGAAGTATACTGTTCGCGAAGCCCTGCAGAAGGGAATCACCTGTGCCGCACCGCTCAAAATCAGTGTGAAGCTTAATATGTTTGAGGCCGACGCAAGCGGGAAGAAGAAGCTGAAAGAGTCCCGCGAACAAGACGTCTATATCGGTGAAATGCCAATTATGACCGAGACCGGCACCTTTGTCATCAACGGGACAGAGCGTGTCATTGTCAGTCAGCTTCACCGTTCACCGGGTGTATTCTTCAGCCATGACAAGGGCAAAACCCATGCAAGCGGAAGGTTGCTTTATTCTGCGCGAGTGATTCCATCCCGCGGATCCTGGCTTGATTTTGAATTTGACGCAAAAGATATTCTGTATGTAAGGATTGACAGACGGAAGAAGCTCCCTGCCACCATTGTGCTTAAGGCCCTTGGCTATTCAAACGAGGAGCTCCTGAAGATCTTTTATCCTGTAGAGACGATAAGCATTAAGGGCAATATATTTACCCGTGAGGTGAGCGAAGTTCTGGTCGGACTCAAAGCCCATCAGAACATTGTGGCTCCCGGAACGAAAGAAGTGATTGTCAAAGAGGGTATGAAGATCACCAAGGGCTCCATAAAGAAAATGGAAGCTTCCGGGATAAAAACCATAACAACCACAAAAGAGGAGATCATCGGAAGGATTACCCTGAAGGACATTGTTGACCCGACAACAGGAGAAGTTATCCTGGAGGGAAACGAAATTCTTACAGAAGACATATTTAATAAAATCCTTTCTCTAAAAATCGATACGCTCAATCTGCTTTTCATTGATAATGTGAGCTACCTTTCGTCGCTTCGCGATACGCTCCTAACAGATAAGGTGAGAACGCAGGATCAGGCACTTATCGAGATATATAAGAAGCTCAGGCCGGGTGAACCGCCAACGCAGGCATCCTCGCGGGACCTGTTTAACGGGCTGTTTTTTGATCCTAAACGGTATGATCTTTCGCCTGTTGGACGATTGAAGCTTAACAAGCGGCTTAACCTTGATACTCCTCTTGATGTGAAGGTGCTTACGGATAAGGATGTTATTGAGATTGTCAGATATATCCTCAGTCTCAGGACCGGAAAGGGCGAGGTCGATGATATTGATCACCTTGGCAACAGGAGAATTCGCGGCGTTGGCGAGCTCCTGGAAAACCAGTTCAGGATCGGACTCGTGAGGATGGAGCGGGCTATCAAGGAGAAGATGACGCTTACCGAGCTTGAAAATGCAATGCCGCATGACCTTATTAATGCAAAGCCCGTAATGGCGGCGGTGAAAGAATTTTTCGGATCAAGCCAGCTCAGTCAATTTATGGACCAGACTAATCCGCTTTCCGAGATTACCCATAAGCGGAGGCTCTCAGCCCTCGGGCCGGGCGGTCTCACGCGTGAGAGGGCAGGTTTTGAAGTCAGGGACGTTCATCCTACGCACTATGGAAGAATATGTCCTGTTGAGACACCTGAAGGCCCCAATATCGGTCTCATTACGTCGCTTGCGTCCTACGCGAGGGTTAATGACTATGGATTTATTGAGGTGCCTTACCGGAAGGTTTCTGATGGCAAGGTTACGGAGGAAGTAGAATTTTTCTCTGCCATTGAAGGTGAGAAGTTTATTATTGCAGAGGCAACGTCACCGTATGACAAAAGCGGAAAGTTAATCGGTGATCATGTATCTGCCCGTGAAGGCGGCGGCTTTAGGATGGTGAGACCCCAGGAAGTGCAGTATATGGACGTATCTCCCAAGCAGGTTGTCGGTATATCTGCAGCGCTTATCCCGTTCCTTGAGAATGACGATGCAAACAGGGCGCTCATGGGATCGAACATGCAGCGTCAGGCAGTTCCCCTTCTTCATCCTGATGCTCCCTTGGTCGGCACAGGGATGGAGTTCGCGGCCGCAAAAGATTCCGGAGCCATTATTCTGGCAAAGAGAGCCGGGAAGGTAGAAAGCCTCGACGCAACCCGCATCGTCGTAAGAGTAAGCAATAGCGCCGGAGTTGATATCTATCCACTTGTGAAATTTCAACGTTCCAATCAGGCCACCTGTATCAACCAGCGGCCGATTGTGAGAGTCGGAGATTTAG from Nitrospirota bacterium includes:
- the rpoB gene encoding DNA-directed RNA polymerase subunit beta — protein: MARVLRKRLDFGRVPQFLEVPNLIEIQKRSYEQFLQKDFPIGKRRDMGLQSAFVSVFPISDYNETAEIEFVGYHVGEPKYTVREALQKGITCAAPLKISVKLNMFEADASGKKKLKESREQDVYIGEMPIMTETGTFVINGTERVIVSQLHRSPGVFFSHDKGKTHASGRLLYSARVIPSRGSWLDFEFDAKDILYVRIDRRKKLPATIVLKALGYSNEELLKIFYPVETISIKGNIFTREVSEVLVGLKAHQNIVAPGTKEVIVKEGMKITKGSIKKMEASGIKTITTTKEEIIGRITLKDIVDPTTGEVILEGNEILTEDIFNKILSLKIDTLNLLFIDNVSYLSSLRDTLLTDKVRTQDQALIEIYKKLRPGEPPTQASSRDLFNGLFFDPKRYDLSPVGRLKLNKRLNLDTPLDVKVLTDKDVIEIVRYILSLRTGKGEVDDIDHLGNRRIRGVGELLENQFRIGLVRMERAIKEKMTLTELENAMPHDLINAKPVMAAVKEFFGSSQLSQFMDQTNPLSEITHKRRLSALGPGGLTRERAGFEVRDVHPTHYGRICPVETPEGPNIGLITSLASYARVNDYGFIEVPYRKVSDGKVTEEVEFFSAIEGEKFIIAEATSPYDKSGKLIGDHVSAREGGGFRMVRPQEVQYMDVSPKQVVGISAALIPFLENDDANRALMGSNMQRQAVPLLHPDAPLVGTGMEFAAAKDSGAIILAKRAGKVESLDATRIVVRVSNSAGVDIYPLVKFQRSNQATCINQRPIVRVGDLVKKGDVLADGQSTDRGDLALGKNVVVAFMPWGGYNFEDAIILSERLVKEDVYTSIHIEEFEIEARETKLGPEEITRDIPNVGEEALKDLDEFGIIRIGAEVKPGDILVGKVTPKGETQLTPEEKLLRAIFGEKAEEVKESCLYVPPGIEGTVVDVRIFSRKGIAKDGRAKSIEDDDIQRLQRDLEEEIKIIKEEKSAKLSQLFIGQRVAEEVKHSKTKEIICAKGKTLTEEHLQNIRDEHLMRIKVMDDSVQAKIDTINNDSNQYVRDLEKRYDQKVEQIRKGDELPPGVNKLAKCYIAMKRKIQIGDKMAGRHGNKGVVATVVPEEDLPFLPDGTPVDVVLNPLGVPSRMNVGQILENHLGWAAKAVGKMVRELLDRQESLAEVKKCVGDVISDVIEDKRKLNDYIDEIDATVAEDIAQNGIFIASPVFEGTKEEQIRKLFKKTGILKTGQTVLYDGKTGERFEREVTVGVMYMLKLHHLVDDKLHARSIGPYSLVTQQPLGGKAQFGGQRLGEMEVWALEAYGAAHTLQEFLTVKSDDVSGRARMYEAIVKGDATLEPGVPESFHVLIKELQSLGLDIELLEKKKKGE